In the Silene latifolia isolate original U9 population chromosome 1, ASM4854445v1, whole genome shotgun sequence genome, TACTACTTCTTCTATCGTTCTCGTTCGTCCTCGCCATCTTTGCTATGTTTTCAAAGGTTTTTAGGGTTTATGTCTTTTAGCTTTACTCTTTGCAAGAATTTTCtgattttgcttttttttttttttctatgtcAATCTCGGCTATAAGTTAAGGATATTTATATACTAggttttgtgcccgtgcgttgcacgggttatAATATTGGTTCACCTCTAATTATTATGGTAAGTATGGTTTCTTCGATGCATACGGGTAACCTAATATAGTCTTGAATATTTGAGCTTCCAAAACATTGTTGGGGATGTTTATTAATTAAAACGGACTTGGTTACAAACTTACTTGAAACACTTACTTGCACGGGTTTCCTATATTGTCTTGATTTATCAATTGGACAATAGTGTTATTATTGTATATTTTTgtctaattataattattaacatGCCATAAAAAAATGAATCATACATTAATTTAAAGATACCAACTATATTATTATCaacaaaatttgtgaaaatacacCCCTGTATCAAGAAATCAGTTTATAGACATAAAAAATATTTAATTTTAAACAAAGGAAATAAAATAACGTGAAGGTCTTAaaaataaaagtatatataataaATTGATATTCAACCTGCAAAAACGTCTCTTTATTgcttataataatatatataatgatgttatgtcttatcattattgtttttgatgtctttttgttgcttgtttattccCAAAAGTGCCCTTCTCTTTTTGTGAAATTTTATCCCGCATGCGTTGCATAATGTTGAcacaataaaaataaattaaattaatcagCCCGAAAAATTGCatattcaaacacaaattaattaCACTATATAGATAATCATGGAGTACCATAAAATATCAATTTCGCCGAGTCCACATGCACCTGAAAATACGAAGGAAAACAATTAGCGATAATTAATCTGCAAGAAATTATACAAAAGCAatagaataaaaataaaaacacataataataatagacataaaatagAATGGGGAAGGAAAACCGTATTTGTTGTTGCTTTTTATATGCATGTTAAAGGGTGTTTGTTACAAATGTAACTCTATCATATTAATTAGATAGAGTTTGTTTTTTAAATAATATctgataaataaatataaaattttggggGATAATTTACATATTAATATATCTGTTTTAATctctatcttatttaaattttatcatTAATATTTTTGTAATTTCTCTATTATTTATCTATGTTGCTCGGACTCTTCGATATTACCTCACGTACCTGCGTCGGACACTGGACACTCGGACACTTCATTTTAGTCCAAAAAcatgattttttttaataaaatagatGAATCCGACACTTGGACACGTACCCGTGTCGGATACTTGTGACCGAGTCCGAGCAACGTAGAGTGAAACAACTACACAATATTTAAATATATACAACTACTTCATCCTCTTAGAATGTAAAAGACcaaccaaagttggctggtgtgaatggtaagggctctcatctcttaaacaagtggtcaggggttcgattcctgactcttgcgaatgaaaaagtcaaacttgggaggggtcaaaattgggaggggtcaacccattaaattgccttcagtaccccgaaggagattgccccaattgtcggtaggggatactcctgacCACCACTGTCCACAAAGGCTAAAAAACATCCACGCCTCAAACCCAAAAGGAAGTTCCGAAACAATCACTTCTTCAAAAGATTAGTcatcaaaaaggaaaaaaaattgagGCATTCAACAAATTTAACTTGCATAGAAAATTTACAGACTTTCCAGCACCTATGAAACCACTATATTTTGGGTATGAATTATGATGCAATTGTTATGCAACTCTCATATTGAGTCATCAGAAAATCTCTTTATAAGTTGAAAGTAACACATTCAACCTTTTTACTACGACACAGGCATGAACCTCTGAGGCAATAGGAAAATATCATTTAGCGATTCAGGTGTGTGGATGTAGCTATTCTAATAGTCCATTGTACGCATCAATAATAAATCACCATAAAAAAGCGTTCCTCATTTACCACACAATGGAGGCGGACTATCAAGCGACCCTTTCCCAACATCTAAGCAACCACCAGCACAAATCGTTCCTGCTGTATAGAGCCAACGCAGTGACATTATTTTCCAAAATAACCAttttgttaaattatttgctgtACTAACCAAAGTCATTACTAAAACCCAAAAATAATGAAGAAAACGCAACAGATTGATCTTCCAGACTTGAGAAGTTCAAGAAGCGCTACCAATCTACCAAGAAGAGCCAAAACCGAGACGGCTAGACCATGAGCTTGTATTGCCAGCAAAGATGGGTTCATTGAAATGCTTGTACTTGTCTATTTTCGAGAGACATGCCCTCTTATTATTTCATGTTTCATTATTAAAgtaataattaaaatgttatcCATTCGAGTCAAATTCGGAGCAATTGCATTATAGTACCATTGTTATTAGAATCCCATCCTTGATATTATGATTTTACGATCCATAACGGCGTTGCAGATCCCAATTTGTTTGTTCAAATGAATCTACACTTATAATTATAGCACGATTCTACAAATTGATGACCTTGTAACTTAATTTGATTTTATTGCAGATATGCCTTCCTTTTTTTTCTAATTCGAGGACACTGATTTTAGCAACATTGACTTGTTCATAGACGAATGCTAATGGCATCATGCGGTGCTCTAGATTTAACAAAAGTAATGACTGATTTGGCATTACTTGTTCTTATAGTGCCAAGGTTGCCCCTCCATGACTTTAATTTTCGAGCAGTGGAGTCGTCACCATCGGCGTACACAAGACCCGCTTTGGAACCAACTGGAAGGGGCGCCTGATGGGTAAAAATTTGAGGTTGTCTGAATTTAGAAGGGTAAATGACATCAAGGTATGACGAAACCGAATGCTCGGACCATTCATATTTTTCATGGAACAACAAGTTTTTGCCATCCTTGTGGTAATTCCATGTTAAACCTTGTGCTCTTGTACCGTCTCCCTCGAAAGCGGCTTTCTCTTGTACAACACCATTGATCAGGACATCCGCTGCAACTCTCTCTTCATCGTTAATTAGCATCGCTGTTGGGGCCATCTTACGCTTTGTTAACCTGTTTCATCCAAGTAATATTATTGTTAGTCCAAATATTTCATATTAGTTGCGTCGTAGAGCCATTTAAGGAGTTTAaacaaattgaataaaaaagatAATCACTCTAATATATATACATGCAAagaacattcattcattcaatagaGTAATTATACAAATAAGAGGCAgagaaaaacaataataaaaagcataaatATGGGGTCTAGGTTTCTTTTGCTAATCAAGTTACATATGgagaaacaataataaaaagcataaatATATATAGTCATTAGTCATACGAAGCTTAGGTTTCTTTTACTAATCAAATTACATCTTATCAAATTCTCTATCTTTTAAgatttatttttaaaataaaattaatttaatttttatatatcttttatatcttttaagatttagttttaaaataatattaatttaatttaaaaactATTTAGGTGTTTTAGAAAGcatggagtctctagaattgcctgaaaaaagcctcttttatatatatatattgatatattgattgatatattgattgattgattcattaTAAATAACGTAGTTTCTTAATTGCATGCTCAATTATACGAGCATACAAATTTCCATAAAATTTTCATAAATATTCTTCTCCTTATAAAAATAGAAACTAGAATATTGAGATTTTCCCAAAAATAAACATACCTCACtgatggtattaattagtataaagatgttaattatttaacctacacaaatataatataagtatgttatattttgaaaaatattataagataaataaactaagctagatttccaaaaaaaataaaatatttcatacttatttcgatttgatttaatgcatatatgtattATTTTTATAGAAACATATAAGCCTCCTAAAATTGAATGTcaaaatagtaaaagtaattctGTTAGTAGAGAAAAGAATTGTAATAACACTGAATATAGTAATATGATAgcaatcactcatttgaatagtcaaaaTAACAATATTAGCGGCGAGGGGatagtagtgaaagtaatagaagtaacaacgggagtagtgaaattatcaatattagcTAACCAAttgatttaagtaaaatattaatagcgagagtaaatttgtctcataatttatttcatcgtaattttaggatgtcatagaaaaatatattaatgataaatttatgagttatgcaactttaaaataatctttttttatttaattgaaaataaattttaattctAAATAGAGTTAGCCTAGGCGGGGTTGGGCAGCAATACTTGTCTTTTACTATTTTTATATCTTAAttagttgtgattttattaaaTTAAGTCGGTTCTAGAAATTGAAATTTTAACTTTGGTAGGGAAAGGGTTGGTGGTGGAGGTAGAGGATAGCAgggtgtgacgatccgcacacttgagcccttagatttattttatgcttatgtaatttcatttccattgtacatttgtagtaagtattttcttagtagttttagaataggtttccataaataggtatatcgctattctgaactaaacttgtaaattcaatgtttcctgctaccaggatgtaataatcaaatttccctctttagggagtactagtgaatgaaaatctgcttcctaccttgtgccttcgtattgcttgttgttgctttgttgtgaacgacttttagccttcacttttctaacaagccgtgtttgtgggatcgacactaggatcccgactcacacacccgagaccgattacgagtgcctagtgcttgacaaacactagtgcctGACGCTCTCGTGCAATCCTGTCGAgtgttgccgagacccgagtatcgtgctagtgagcgatccttcactagTCCGAAGagcttgtcgcttgcatcttgcctagattcgggcaagggtgcgcgccacggttcggctaaagtaccggaccgtgacatttggtatcagagcccggtcttcggacgggcgtctgcaagccgcatttgtttatcgagatcgagaaaatgggcgaaacaatcgaggaccgagtggatgccttagaggactcaatcgacgtcaagcttcccaaactcgagggCATCGTTATGCGAATGGCagcgagcctcgaggagttgcaaaagacggtttgtgaaCTCGAGACGAAGGTGGACGGGTTGAATACCCGCATCCAAGCGATCGGTGAGGCGATCCCCGatgatcgggaggaagagatcaatcatctgcaccgaaaggtcgagatgttagagaacacttgcgccacgctcgtgaaagcggtgggCAACGATGGGAAATCGTTGGGgggccataaggtgaaggcacctccacctcgtgcctacgatggggcgagagattcgaaagcggtcgataactttatcttcgatatggagcaatacttccgagtaagtgggctcgacgaagacgcggaagttgtcacggcaagcatgtatctagtcgacgatgccaagatgtggtggagggctaggtacaaggaaatcgatgcgggcacgattacggtgacatcgtgggccgacttcaagaagatcttgaaggatcacttctaccccgagaacacggagtttgttgctcggaagaagttgaaggaaatcaagcacaccaaatcaatccgagaatatgtgagggaattctcagcgtgcatgctcgagattagcgaaatgtccgagacggataggacattcgagttcattgacgggttgaagaggtgggcacaacaagaggtcatgaggcagaattccaaaactctgtcttcggccatatcggctgcggagcgcctactcgactttcacggagagcgagaggcaccaagagttgtggcaccaacggggaatatGGGTGCATCAcaaagtgggtacaatggacaaaggccacaaaacagcgcCATTTTGGCAGCCATGTTGTAGGGTTTAACGAGGTTTTAGGGGTTTGAAGTGCATAATTAATTAGCTAGCCTTCTTTTGGTATTTATACGTTTGTACTACCATTTTAGGTTTGTGGGTTTATGGATATGGTCCAAAGATTTTAATACCTAACACTCGAGCCTTGACCAAATTAGTTCGAATTCCGAACCCAAACCCATTTGAAAAACCCGATTTTATGGCTACACTtacttttatttaatttaattgataTAGTGTGATTTATTTAACGTTGTGCAATAAAATATACTAATATGTGTCCTTTGAAATTGGGTAAATAATATAAATATATGACAAATTATAAATACGAAAATACAATAGCATTTCTTAACACATCCTTAGGAAAAAATAAacaataatatattttttttgcAGTAGCATTTTTTAGCAAAGAGTATTTGTTTAACAATTTTATATAGGCTCAGCTTGAGCTTGGGCTTAACCTCGCAAGTTTAATAAGAAGCTCAATTTTTTAAGCACAGATGAGCTCGAGTTTGAGTTTTGTTTCATGAGCACATGACAAGTAAGACCAAGCTCATGCTCTGTGAAGGATGGAGCCTGGAGGTAGGATGTGTAAAGAATGAGACGGTTTAATATGATTAGTATTGATAAGATAAAGGGATTTCAAGGAGTACATATTTATACTAAAACAATAGCTAACTAAATCCTAGATACAAATTAATAGAAGCATAGAATAAGGGATATACTTGACTAACTATTTTACATAACAAGAGGAGAGGAAGTAGGAGGAGTCACGTATGACTCGGGTGACCAACAACTAAATTGTTGGACTTGTTTTGATCATTGACTTTTATAATATCCTTGACACGCTCCCGCAAGATGAAGGGTCGGAGAGTAAGTCCAATCTTGGAAGCAAGTGACGAGAAACGTGGTCTTGGCAGTGGCTTGGTAAGAGTGTCGACTAGTTTATCATCACCATTGATATGTTGAATATGAGTCGCACCAGAGTGCACTTGTTCCCGAACAAAATGAAAGGCAAGAGTGAGGTGTTTCATATGCGAATGAAATATTGGATTGGCGGAATAGTTTGTTGCACCAAGATTATCGCAAAAAATAACGAGGGGTTGTGGTAACTGAATACCGAGTTCAGAGAGCAGCGATTTTAACCATAGCATTCCTGATGTAGTATCGGCTACAGCTCGAAATTCAGCTCGGTTGATGACCGTGACAAGGCACGCTGCTTTTTCGAAGACCGGGAAATCGGATGAAGACCAATAAAAAAAACATACCCAGTAGTCGATAAATAATCATCGTGATCATTGGCCCAATCCGCATCCCAATAAGCATGTAAGTTAAAAGGATTATTTTTGCCTAGATAATTCCGTGGTGCATCGTACCTTTAAGAAATCGAAGTAACCTTTTAAGTGCGCACCAATGAGTCGATGTTGGATGACTAAGAAATTGTGCGAGCTTATTGACGGGGAATGCGATGTCGGGGCGGGTCAAAGACAGGTATTGTGGACTCCCAACAATAGCACGGTAGTTGGTCGCATCTTCAATAGATTGATCATCTTGACGAATTAAAGGTGGATGAGAGAGCATCGGAGGGGAGGACGGGCTGCAATCGAGCATGTTATAGCGTGAAAGAATGTCAGCTATATACTTCGGCTGATTTAGGTGTAAACCAGAGATAGTAGACGTGACCTCCATGCCTAAAATGTATGACAGCGGACCCAAATCTTTAAGAGAAAACCGATTAGAGATAGCTTGAATAAAACGATTCATCACTTCGGTGGAATTTGGACCTGTTCTGACAACAATATAACCTTCACCACGGTTTAAACCACCACCCTCTTGAGTACTCGATGTAAGGTGCTTGAACGGTGAGAATGTGAGGAGAGTTTCAACCACGGTTTATGTCTAATATTACCTTCTTCAAGTTTTAGAGTAAAAACGTCTAGCACAGGGCACAATTTCAGTAATGACAACAATAAATTAGTATCCAGGATATCGGGGTATGTTTTCATGTTTAGTGTAAGCCTAGTTACATTGCGAAACACGGTTGATATGCAACCTAGAACCGCAACATTCAGGGTAATCCGCCAAACAATAGAAATCGCTTCATAAAATTTTGACATCAACTTCTTTTTTTCATCGTCTAGAGGATGATGATTTTCACTAATTTGGTGTTTTGCTTCACGCAACGCAATTGGTTCCTCGTCAAGGCAAATTACCCCTGTTATCGAAGCACAGACATCCAAATACTCTAATTTTGGGGCGTTAATCACCACTTTGCTTCTATTCACTGACCCCAAGTACATAAATAAACGTCGTAAATTTTGATTCGAACATTTCAAATAACCATTTGACAACCTATCTACGCACTTTAAAGACAATTCTTCGAGCGATGTACAAGATTTGATTAGCTTTCCCAGGCACTCGCAATTAAAATAACTAAAATAAAGGCTTAGGCTCTTCAAATTGGGTAGAATGAACATTGAGTCCAACTAGATGGATACCAGTGACCGCGTTTGAAAAATATAACTCGGTAATCTAAGCTTATActtaccattacaataatggggCCGCTTTAAATTGAGTTCACGGACATTCCAGTCACAAATTCAAGATGGAAACGATGGATGAAAGGGGAATTAATTTGCATAATGACGTTAAGAAAAACATCAGAGAATACAAACTTATCATCAGGCTTACGATCGCTTATGATAATGGAGGATATGTTCTTCCATAGACCACGCCATCGACGGGATAGTAACCCGGTGACAACGGCTGATCGAAGAGTAAGACAGGAGATAATCACGATAAGTAAATCGTCATGGAGCGAACTCAGCCGGTCATTTGTTTGTTCTACACTTTGAGAGTTGTTATTTATCCTCCGTCTCTTCATCGGCTTTTCTTCGACCGCCATCGATGAGGTTTAAAGTGGCTAAAGAGAGTTCAGGAGTTTAACGTTTATGGGTTCACTCTTTCACAATATCTTCCTAGTGTTTTGGTTGAGTTATGATTTGACTGAGTATAAACCTAATTTGACTTTTACGGCAAATGAAAATAAATTGGGatattatttcaaaaaaaaaaaaaattgggataTTCTATTTTTATCCCTCGTGATACCCTCTTTTTGAGCTAAAAATCTTTTACCGTCAATAATTTTTGCTCGAACTCCAAAAACGACAAATCTGTTTTTCCAAACTTAACGTCTCGTAAATACGATTAATTTGAAAAAACAAAATTTGTTACTTTGTGAACTTGTATCCATAAGTTATATAGTCAGACAGTCAAAGTTTATTTGGTTAAAAACATTTGACCGACCATTACTCTTGCAACAAATTTCGAAGTATACTACACTTATGATAATTTTTTTATAGTTGAACTTCAACACAAATTTCGAAGTATATTACACTTGTGCATTGATAATTGAGGCCTCATTTTTTAGTGGTGCACACCCACAAGGTCTCCATTTATTTTAAAATGTCCCCGGACTCGAGACTAAATTAATAACCGGAACTCGACTCTTATggcaaattttcttttatttagtaAAATCAAAAGTAAGTTTATACTAGAACTAATATAGCGCAACTGAACAGAACATATAGAAACCgaaattaagttcaaaagaacagggTCTTAAGGTAATATTCCTTTGGCATCTAATTATATCATTCAGCCTATATTAAGAGCTAATCCTCCATAATGCATACATAGTATAAATTATGAGTAACTTCACCTTGTAGATAGTACCAATGCAACCTTCCGCGAGCTTGTTTAAATTGGAGAAATTATTTGTTGCAATTTTAATTATATTGAAGTCGAGTTGCAATGACTCAAGTCACTCAACCATCCCGATTCCCGCCTTCATCATTTTCGTCATCTGGTTTAGTAGTGAAGTTAAAATCACGGAATGAGAAGCAATTCAAGCAAACCAACTGCATATCGACGTATAAATGCACTACGCCAATTAAGTACTCTAACAACGGTTAAATACTCGTACATTTTTGGAAAATCATCGAAAACAATAGATACTTTTAAGTTCTACTGATGAGACGATACTATATGAGGTCGCAAACCATTAGAAAAATCATTGTTCTTTATGAATAAAACCTTTTCGAGAATGAAGGAAATAGATAACTTTGCCATTCGTAGTTGTAACTTTGGGACCATCGTTTCGAGACATGTTGAGAAATCTCCCTTTAAATTGAACATCACAAGTGGAGATCCTTTGATAACGATAGAGTTCCTCGCATATATTTAACTCTTGTTCCTGATCACACATCACATCATTACTCAACCGCCACTCTCGACAATCATTTACACTAACATTCAAGTGCTCCAAATCGCAAGTGCTTCTTAACAAACCCATTATAACGCATGTCAAAGATTTTGCGCTCTTCCAATAAGTTCTCCTGTTATTGATTTCCACGTTTATCGACTTCATCCTTCTGATTGCTGCTTCTCGTGAGGTTCTTACATTGCTAGGCTTTCCGTATAACAGCTGCTCCTTAACATTATCGACACCGCAAAATTTGAGGGTCAAAAACTCTACTACGGGAAACATGTCCAACACGGACAACAAGGTTTTTAAATAGAGGCTCAGTCTCATATTAAATGTGAGCCGAGTAACATTGCGAAACACCGTAGTAGATAAGGCATCTACTGCAGAAATATCAAGGGTAAATATTCTTACATTAGAAACCGCCTTATACAATCTAGACAGTTTATCGTTATCCAAGCGAACTTGGGGGAGATCAGTAATTTCAATTTTCGCTTCGCGGAGCACAATTGGATCGTCTTCAAAGGAAAAAGGCATGTATTTCGGAGCGGAAATAGCCAAGTATTCTAAATTTGGGGAATTAATCACAAATGTGCGCCTTTGCAAAGACCCGTGGATATTCCTAGCCCAACAATTTAATGACAATTGCTCGAGTGACGGACAAGCCTTAATTAGTTTTACAATAGATTCATAGTTCGGACCAAAGTGAACGGTTAAGTTCTTCAAATTTGGAAGATTGATGGTATCACAATCATTGGGGAATTGCCAATCTTTACGCATAAACGAGCCACTTTTGGAGCCCAATTCAATCGATACTAGCGACTGCGTTTGAAATATAACATTTGGTAATGCAAAATTAATATACCAAGATGAAGGATTACACCATGTTACCTTAAGTTGATGGACGTTCCGGTTACAAACGTCGCGAATTATAAAATCCATGCAAGGCGCCCAATAGTCGAGATCAAAGGAGGTATGGACAAAATCGAAACTGAAGGTATGGATGAAAGGTGAGGTAATTTGTCTCATGGTATTCTTCAATGTGGTATCGGGATTAAATAACTTATCAACGTAACGGAGGGGGATGTCAATAGAGGTTGTGTTAGTCCAGAGACCACGCCATCGACGGGATAAAGCTCCGGTAGCGATCGCTAATTGGAGAGGAAGAAGGGAAataattaagataagaatatcGTCGGGAAGAGAACTAAGCCTGTCGACTCTCATCTTTACCGCTTCACGTTCGACTGCTAAGTCTTCAAGAAGTAAGTTCATGATTTTTTCAAGGATTTTATTAGGGTTCAAGTTGTAAGCTTTTTCTCTTGGCAAGGATTTTCTGACTTTTCCTTTTTTATATAGGGAATAGTTTTTCCGTGTGAGATCAAAAATTGAGTTTTAAAATTcaactaggtttaaacccgtgaaaattcacgggttTGCTATAAAGAAACTCACAATTAGTTATTATATGCAGTTATGTAAAACATACAAATAACTAAAAAACATTATTCATTGCTTTGTGATGAAGATAAGTCAGGTTTAAATATGTTTGTAACCgatataaaatttgatattttgtaAATGTATCATTATTTTAAGAGTAAATTAATAATTACCGCCTTTTATATATCACTTTTCTAAAAAAACTCCCTTTTataaattttttaataaattactCCCCTCAAATGTTCACAGGTCAAAAATTGCACCCATTTTGACTTTCAGGTGAAAATTAGTTTTTTATGACCGTTATGCCCCTATCATAATATTTAGACAACATTCACTTTTGATTATCTCATCTTTTTTTTCTCTCATTTTTATCACATTCAATTCAACATCAAATTTTAACTCTTaaatttcccccaaatttgagCCTTGTTGAATCAAGCAACCCTAATTTGTGGCGATTTCAATACCACATTCGTCATCTCTTTCCCCTACTATCTCTCTAGTCATCTCTAACCTTGTCGAAATTTTCATAGCATTTCCCTTGCTCCATAAACCAACTCGTTTTGGGGTTTGAAAACACCAAGTTTTGGATTAAAAAGTTTTAGATTAgataagaagaagaaaaaagagagTAACTATCACTTTCGTCATCTTTTTGTTGCTAAGTTATCCTCACAAATTTTTTTGTTCTTGATTTTAGTTTCTGGGTTCATTTTTGACAAATTTATGGGTTCAAAATCCTAATTTATGGGTTTGAAACTCCCAAATCTgggtttaaaaccctaatttaattggtGTATAACCCTAATTTGTGTGCTTTAAGACCTAATTTATATGGTTTTAAGTCTAATTTCTGGGTTTATAATCCCAATTTATGTGTTTTTAAGTCTAATTTCTGGGTTGGAAACCCAAATTCCTGGTTTGAAACCCAATTTTTTGGGTTTAAAACGCAAATTACCTGCGTCCCAAATATCGGAATGTAATAGTCTTCATCAAACAGCAGCTCTTCATCGTCCCAAATCATTAGGAATCATTGACGTTGAGGATTACAAGTTAGAAGATATAGCAATTTACAAATCGTAATTTAAGAAGAGGTGTAAATGAAATTTAAGATAACATTTTACTTCTTCTGAATGAAGTGAAAATATAAGGAGAATGAAGAGAAGACATGAAGTATATGATAGAGTAAAGAAGGGCATTTTCGTCATAATTTTAGGTTTTAAAAcagaaaaattgaattttgacggAATATGTCACCGGAATGTGAAAATGGGTGCAATTTTTAACCTGAGAACATTTGAGGGGAGTAATTTATTAAAAAGTTTATAAAAGGGAGTTATTTTAAAAAAGTGGTATATAAAAGGGTGTAATTATTAATTTAATCTTATTTTAacttatttgattaatttttagTAATTATATTCTATTTGAACGTTAGGAGTAATCATTGCATATAATAGCACCAATTTTATTTTTGATCAAAtactttataataaatattttataACAAAAATTCCGTCtctttatattattatatattcaaGATTGATAAAATTAGTTATATAGATGTATTGAGCCATACTGCTATTAAC is a window encoding:
- the LOC141627508 gene encoding FBD-associated F-box protein At2g26860-like — its product is MNLLLEDLAVEREAVKMRVDRLSSLPDDILILIISLLPLQLAIATGALSRRWRGLWTNTTSIDIPLRYVDKLFNPDTTLKNTMRQITSPFIHTFSFDFVHTSFDLDYWAPCMDFIIRDVCNRNVHQLKVTWCNPSSWYINFALPNVIFQTQSLVSIELGSKSGSFMRKDWQFPNDCDTINLPNLKNLTVHFGPNYESIVKLIKACPSLEQLSLNCWARNIHGSLQRRTFVINSPNLEYLAISAPKYMPFSFEDDPIVLREAKIEITDLPQVRLDNDKLSRLYKAVSNVRIFTLDISAVDALSTTVFRNVTRLTFNMRLSLYLKTLLSVLDMFPVVEFLTLKFCGVDNVKEQLLYGKPSNVRTSREAAIRRMKSINVEINNRRTYWKSAKSLTCVIMGLLRSTCDLEHLNVSVNDCREWRLSNDVMCDQEQELNICEELYRYQRISTCDVQFKGRFLNMSRNDGPKVTTTNGKVIYFLHSRKGFIHKEQ